In the Populus trichocarpa isolate Nisqually-1 chromosome 8, P.trichocarpa_v4.1, whole genome shotgun sequence genome, GTACTGGTCAATGGTCTCACTGTGTGGTAGTAGGAAGCAGTAAGGGTGTCTCCCTTATCATTGCTGTGGTCATCATCAAAAACATTCCCATCAGCAAAGGGagacttcaaataaaaaatatgcacaAACAGCAGAAATAACTCCACTTTAATGTTTTAACATCGAGCTAATCCCAAGTTCAGAGTAAAAATGGTTGTCCTAGATGATACAAGAGAGTAGACCTTCCACAAAAATCAGAGAAATTAGTTCAGTGAGCATCTTTAGCAATACTGCCAGTAAATAATTATTCACCAGCAAATGCCTTCAAAACTTGCATTTCTCTGCATTGAACTACAGCTCAAGCTCTTTAATGGGATAGTGCCAGCAAAAGAATTCTCACGCCAGTCTTTAAACCGGTAGAGCTCAATGCTCAGTGAACATAATCAATGAAAGCAACAGAAAGTAACAGCTATTAGAGTAATTAACTAAAATGTAACTTCTTTCACCGCGTTGAATTACTCACACTGTCAGAGAAGCAATCAGGTCAGCATTTGTATAACTCAACCCTGCATTGTATTTAGTGAAGTTCCCAGTAGCAGTATCAAATGAGAGATCCGTCCCAAGAGAAACAACATTACTCCCGATCACGCCTGAGAAGTTAACAATGGGATTTGCAGTCAACCCAAGGCTAGTGCTTATCCCAGCATACTCATGCTGGTACTGGAGTTCCACCTGTTAGCACAAGAAATTAAATCAGATCATAGAGTGGCAAAAAACAGCCTCATTAACACTGTGGCATGCCCATTAATGCAGTAAGAAGTTCCAAATAGACAAGACAACCATGACCTCAATGTTtaacaacaaatacaaaaaatcagACCAGCAATCAATAACCATAACCGCAAAATAATGATGCTCCCAACAGCCAAGCAAAGCAGGAAGTAGAAACAACTGAAAATGACAAGATAAAAGTTAATTGACAAGGAAAGAACCCTTTTACCTTGCCAGATCTCTGATCAGGGACTTTGAAGCTAAAGATGGTCTTGAGCCCAGGAGCAGGTTCGTCAATAGTAATAGTTGTGAGAAGCTACAGATGAACACAAAACTATCAATTGCACAATCAAAGCATCATATTACTAGTTATATAATTATCCAACGAATGTTCACTGCATGGAAAAAAGTTATTCTAATTAGCTGCGATGAATGCCAAAAGGAATTTCATCTTTTGAAAAGAATGCGAACAAACTGCTTTACAACCTTATGTAGTAAAATCATGCTTTGGTCCAGCAATACAGGCATGGGGTATGTCCTAAAGAACAATCTAACAAATAAGACAGCAATACATGTAATATAAAGCAACCCTGCAATGCTCTATCCTTCACATCTATAGTCAACTGAAGTAAACGCTGTATTTAGGGAAATTTGTTTCTCGTAAAATATCTTACAAAAAATTTGAtctacataaatattttatggtcAACCCACAAACTTAGTTCgtttattggaaaaaaatttcAGCTCATGAAATTTTGTAAGATATTTTACAAACAGTAATAAACTTTAGCTATCACACAACCATTTCAACCaccttcaccaccaccatcccATCACCACCACTATCACCTCTACCACCCCACCATCACAACACATCATCATTGTTTCACTACCACTATAATTTCAATTCATTACTtaccaaaaatcataaaatttgttCTATGTAAAATGTCTTAcggaaaatatttcaaatgtaaattataatgcaaaagattttttctaaaacaaatactAGGGGTGAGCATTGGGGTATTCAAGGGAATGCCATTTCCAATACTTATCCcaattatccaaaatatttttttccttacctAACCCTATTTCTTTTACCCGATCAAACAATTTGGGTAATTCAGATAACTCAAATTACCTGAATTTTTTACCTATTACCCCATTAATTTTTCTTCCCCAAAGTTTTGACTACATGAGAATTAGGTTTAAGGAACATTACAAGCCtatgagttttaaaaatttatgaattattattggataacctgatttttttttgtttaacccGAATTACCCATTTTCtgcaatttttaaaagtttataatccaaattagtagtttttttaaatgctcACCGCTACCAACACCTCcttaaatgaaaaggagttatTGAATCATGGTGGTATACTGGTGAATTAATGCGATAATTCGCCATATCTGGGATAAGAGATCACATACAACTTGTTTGACCATATAATTGAGATGAATACAAAAATCCCATCTTCAAACAATTTACACCGGTACTCAAGAAATGTAGAGCTTCATAGCTCACCAACCCAGAgcacaaaagagaagaaagtacCTCTGATAGTGACTTGAAGTCTAAACAGGATCATCAAACAAGGGCATAATATACAAATCACAAGCACAGATAATTATCATTTCTGATTTGTTAAAAGTGAAAGAACAAGAAGGAGAGCAGGCAAGCTTTAATGTCTTACATTGGAGTTTGTGTCCACTTTTATATCAGTTGTGATGTTCTTGTTCTTTAGCTGACCGCTGACATCTGCTAAAAACAGCTCACCTTTCTTGATCCCAGTTGAAGTGAGTGCCTGGAATGCGAAATAAATATAATGTCAGATGATAATATTATAGAAGGTtgttttcaaaagaaacaagaacatATGCTTCAATGCAATTAACTTGATAGAAGACATCGAAACTAAATATCCAATCTAAAGGATTTCACATCTGCACATCCAAAACAGATGGTCCATTCTCAGGTGTAATATTTAACGAGTTAAAGAGTCTCGCGCCAATTCGAAACCCATATGCCATATCACCGATACCATAATTGCGAAAGAATTAATCATGGTAAACTAAACAAATCAATGCAATTATAATCGCGGCagtgtttccttttattttcaaggCTACACACACATGGTTGTTGCTTAATTTTCCTTTACTGTTTGTGAATCGTACAAACAGCTCAATTAAATCAGCCAAAACGACATGCTGAGCAAAAAATCcataaatgcaaataaaattatcaaaataatatagaatCCAAATCCTGCTGCTAAGAGCCAGTTTGGTATTATggtaacggttgtttttcaaaataattttcgcttggaaatgcatgaaaatattttttttattttttatatcaacatatcaaaacaatttaaaaaaacacaggaaaaacaatttgaagcaaagaaaaaaaataaaaaaaattcaatttttttcaaaaatgcatttgaaacacaaaaacaggcTCTAAGTGCAAAGAAATTAATCGTCCAGCACTTAACAATGGAGATTGACCAATTCATttctcatcaataaaaaaattattcaacttaACTGTTTTCCTAGGCCTAACATTACAACTTCTACATGGAATAtaaagggggaaaaaaacatgAGGATTCATCTGGGCAGTccgttaattaaaaaagaacatcaataccacaatttaaaaaaaatatataattaataaaaaaaataaaaggaaaaggagagaaaattaCAACTCCAGTTGAGGTATAAGTAGTGACAGTGAACTTGTGGTCGCTCTGGTAATCTTTATAGAGAAGATCTGGAAATTtcgagaaattaagaaaaaaaatatcaaaataatcacaaaatgaaaataaattaaggagTGAGCAAAAAATGAAATCCCTGTTACCTCTAGCTTTCTTGCCAATATCGACGTAGAGACCTGGGCCTTttcccatgattttttttttttaataaatggtatgaaacaaaaatatattgagagaGAGCTTTGGATTGCTCCAGCAGAGGATTCtataaagaaatataaagaaaaaaaaaagaaaaaagaaaattgagagaaCCCTACCTACTCTTTCGCAACCGTTTGATATGGACCGTTGGATCTGATGGTGTGTTAGATGGCCTCGAGGATCCTTCCTATTCTTTTGTAACCGGTTGATATCGACCGTTGGATCTGAAGCTAAGGAGCTGGTGGTTGTATGGCCTCGATAGTCGGGACGGGAGGTACTTGGGCATATTcgcccatgtttttttttttgttttattaagagTTAATGTTATACTGGGGCTTGTttggtaatttttaaatttttatgtgtttgtttgttattagaaaaattaaataataaaaaatattttctggtcaacggaaaatattttccagtcaaagaaaaatttggtttggttttcagaaaagtattttctttttattttgggtggaaaatattttctgaaagttgtgaaaattttagaaatgtcatattatttactgattatatcaaatttagttctcaaacttttgattgctatatatatatatatatatatatatatattttttgttttgaatctttatttttcaatttcatcccttagaatttaatttttatattaactttgatcctcatttttattttgcttttcccttattattttttaattgaaattttttatctatcaaatttggtcctcattcttttgattgttacttattttatttgaaataatttatgaaatgttaattattattattttaatttcttcatcttttaatttttttattttttatttgatctctattattttgattattatttattttatttgagataatttatgaaattatattttttttcaatttcattctcattcaactttttaatttgtaaaatttttttctcattattttaataaacttgaaaaaaatataacattaataagttattttccagctcattttccatgacataaccaaacactggaaagtgttttttaacttatttttcattacactaccaaacattggaaaatactttcccgaaattcactttaaaaaaaaaattactttccagcaaacaaacgggcctgagaaacttaaattatttgattgtaacAATTGAgtatttaatctttaaattcttATCAATAGGTATCTATGCGtctgaatttttataatttttaccataattataattgttttatataagtgttttaattatttgaaaataattttattttttttattaatcaaactcCATAATACAACTATGTATTTCAGTTTAATAACTAATTGAATATTTGGTATTAAAAAgcatgtttgatattgtgataacgattgtattttaaattgatttttgtttgaaaatacattgaaataatattgttttttattttttaaaatttatttttaatgtcagTACaccaaaactatttaaaaacactaaaaaataatttaaaataaacaaataaaataaaataaaatactttacgTTACAAGTGATAAATTAGAGAATGGATTTCAGATTTTCTTAATTCAAATACCTTTCTTGgaaataatcaaaattcaattaatcatgtttattaagtacaatttttctaaaataaaaaacaatatccttattttacttatatttcaaataatagcagaaattaagataaaaaaaaaattgataagccAGACGAATCCCTTAATTTCATAGTGAATTTTACGGTGAAGAATTAAGAAAACAGCCTTTGTTGGTATCTCACtgaactagaaaaataaaaaatgtgttttctcaagaaaacaacatttaatttttaattaataaacatgTTTTCGAAAACTTTTCCACGATGTTTCTTCCAGGCTCCTTTCCATCTTCTAATCGAGGacttgagaaaaaaacagaattacTATGTATTAAAAGTACTTAACCAATCCAATACTTATTTTAGTTCATCAATAAACCTACAaggaaatataaaacaaatatttctatgataattttgaaatatattttaaaaattattgtgttTCTTATGTTAATCAAATGCGACCCATAATGTTCGAAAAATAAGAGTTCATCAAATATGGTACATAACAACTTTTCTTCAGCTATTGTCTCGAtatgaacaagaaaaaacagCGATGCAAATAATCAGTCCCTCTGAAATGTCAAAAGGGAATACAAGACTTGGATCCTTGTACAACCGAGTTGCGTTCATGTGAGCTAGTGTTAGCCATGCACTTGGTTCTTCACAACAAGAAGAGAGAACCTATCAGCAAAAACAGCAAGTGATAGATTAGACCAGTATTCTTGGCGGTCAAATTGGCTGCATTGTAATCCGAACCGTCTGTCTTGGAAGTCACATAACTTCCCTCAGGTGTGCTTGTGGTCAGAACAACAACGATCCAGTTACCATCAGAACCAATCCCAGCTCCTGTAAACTTAGTATCATTAAGGTTATCGGAGTATGGAGTCCGTGTGAAGTTAGTGAGCACAAGACTTGGATCCAGGTGGGGAACACAAGCAGGCATCACAGCTCCATCCCTTGTGTTGGAGACATTCAAATGGCATTTGGCTAGAAGGCTCGGGTAATTGGGGAACTGCGGCTCAGTGCCTGGTACTGTGTTGGAACCCGTGGTATTTGTACAAGGTTGGTTCTTAAATTGGTCAGCTATCTCCTCAGCAAGGCACTCTGCGTTATCATTTTTTGTGAGGGTAGTCAAATTGAAGGATGTCCTGTAGTTGTTAATCCCTTGAAGAAGGGCATCCTCCTGATCACCTGCAAATAAGTGGTGGAATGAGAAGCTTAGTGTTAAGATATCAGCCGGGAAGAAAATCTTAACTTGGGCAAATTAACATGGAGCAATAGACTCATGGGACTGTACTGAAAAGAAAGCCCAGACCACTTGGGATCTGGGATCATTTCCAGCTTCGTGCGCATTC is a window encoding:
- the LOC7469081 gene encoding mitochondrial outer membrane protein porin of 36 kDa → MGKGPGLYVDIGKKARDLLYKDYQSDHKFTVTTYTSTGVALTSTGIKKGELFLADVSGQLKNKNITTDIKVDTNSNLLTTITIDEPAPGLKTIFSFKVPDQRSGKVELQYQHEYAGISTSLGLTANPIVNFSGVIGSNVVSLGTDLSFDTATGNFTKYNAGLSYTNADLIASLTVNDKGDTLTASYYHTVRPLTSTAVGAELTRSFSSNENTLTIGTQHALDPLTTVKARLNNYGKASALIQHEWRPKSLFTISGEVDTKAIEKSAKIGLALALKP
- the LOC7469082 gene encoding uncharacterized GPI-anchored protein At3g06035 — its product is MASSRFSLLFPFFVFFIILCLISHPVICDGDQEDALLQGINNYRTSFNLTTLTKNDNAECLAEEIADQFKNQPCTNTTGSNTVPGTEPQFPNYPSLLAKCHLNVSNTRDGAVMPACVPHLDPSLVLTNFTRTPYSDNLNDTKFTGAGIGSDGNWIVVVLTTSTPEGSYVTSKTDGSDYNAANLTAKNTGLIYHLLFLLIGSLFLL